The following proteins are encoded in a genomic region of Deltaproteobacteria bacterium:
- a CDS encoding MerR family transcriptional regulator: MPKDKYHRRINGGLYLINDVSRIVNLSQKRIREYEKEGFIKPIREESTNNRLYSEFEISQILRINDLIHHRGFTVASLKNLLVLAPCWNIFDCQVKEECPAYKMPWRPCYEVREYRGTAYNGTCERCAIYLNRELRKDKVLEKLESQK; the protein is encoded by the coding sequence ATGCCAAAAGATAAATACCACCGGCGAATTAACGGTGGCCTCTATCTGATTAATGATGTCTCGCGGATAGTAAATCTGTCCCAGAAACGCATCCGGGAGTACGAAAAAGAGGGATTCATCAAGCCGATTCGGGAAGAGAGTACCAACAATCGGTTGTATTCAGAATTTGAAATCTCCCAGATCTTGCGGATCAATGACTTGATTCACCACCGCGGCTTTACGGTCGCCAGTCTGAAAAACCTGCTGGTGCTGGCCCCGTGCTGGAATATCTTTGACTGTCAGGTGAAGGAAGAGTGCCCGGCTTACAAAATGCCCTGGCGCCCTTGCTATGAGGTTCGGGAGTATCGGGGCACGGCTTATAACGGTACCTGTGAGCGCTGCGCCATCTATCTCAACCGGGAACTGCGAAAAGACAAGGTCCTGGAGAAGTTGGAATCCCAGAAGTGA
- the mobB gene encoding molybdopterin-guanine dinucleotide biosynthesis protein B, which yields MITFPDFPSPDQPPFTAEASPMLVPAIALVGPSNSGKTELICRLLTWLGSRGLKVAAVKHSHRRLPVDQPGKDTWRFHRAGARVVALAAPGILQVTQTPDRDPELATVLAALGPDLDLILVEGYKHGLLPKLVMVPAGASLGESQNYHRIIGYISEQPLPAEQPVFSPSQVAEIGAFILGQTQT from the coding sequence GTGATTACTTTCCCTGACTTCCCTTCCCCCGACCAGCCCCCCTTTACCGCAGAGGCCTCCCCCATGCTGGTGCCGGCCATTGCACTGGTCGGGCCTTCAAACAGTGGCAAAACCGAGCTGATCTGCCGCCTGCTGACCTGGCTCGGGAGCCGGGGTCTCAAGGTTGCGGCGGTGAAACACAGCCATCGCCGTCTGCCGGTAGATCAGCCCGGCAAAGATACCTGGCGTTTTCATCGCGCCGGAGCCCGGGTCGTGGCCCTGGCCGCCCCGGGGATTTTGCAGGTCACCCAGACCCCTGACCGCGACCCGGAACTAGCCACTGTGCTGGCCGCTCTGGGACCGGACCTCGATTTGATATTAGTAGAAGGCTATAAACATGGGCTGTTGCCCAAGCTGGTCATGGTTCCGGCAGGTGCCTCCCTGGGTGAGTCCCAGAATTATCACCGGATCATTGGCTATATCAGTGAGCAGCCCCTGCCGGCGGAGCAGCCGGTCTTTAGCCCTAGTCAGGTTGCAGAGATTGGCGCCTTCATTCTGGGCCAGACCCAGACATGA